The sequence TTTTCTTCATGTTGTTAACAATTTCTTTAGCATGAGTTGCCATAAGAACAGTAGTTCCAGCTTTATTTATATCATCTATAAGAGCCATTATTTCATGCGCTGTTTCTGGATCTAGATTTCCTGTCGGTTCATCAGCAATTAAAACTTGAGGATTATTAACTAATGCTCTTGCTATTGAAACCCTCTGTTGTTCTCCTCCTGATAGTTCACTAGGGAACATCTTATATTTATGCGATAATCCAACCAAAGATAAAACCATAGGTACTCTTTTTCTTATTTCTTTTGGTGATGCTTCCACTACTCTCATAGCAAAAGCTACATTTTCATAAACATTCAATGTTGGTATAAGTCTAAAATCTTGAAATATCATTCCTATCTTTCTTCGATAATATGGTACTTCTCTTCTCTTTACTTCTGATAAAGTAGTAGAATTTACAACTAAGCTTCCGGTACTTGGTTCAATCTCTTTTAATAACATTTTTATAAAAGTAGATTTACCAGCTCCACTTGGTCCTACTAGGAAAACAAATTCTCCTCTCTCTATAGTAACATTTATATCATTTAAAGCTTTTACATTATTATTATAGACTTTACTAACATTTTTAAACTCTATCATATAAAGACACTCCTTAAAAATTATTGCATAATACAAAACTGATAATTGTATCATTTTAAATACATAAAACATTATATCATAAGACACATAGTAATAATATTTTATTTTTTTAATTGTTTATGAACTTTTATGTTACATGTCCATAATTTTTGCCGATTATTGTAACTTTATTGGTGTCCTTCCATTTAAATCATATAAATTCATAATGATTCCTTTGATTTAATTAACATTACTGGCTAATATTTATATTAAATTGTATCATCTAATTCCTTAAATCCTTCTCCCAAAACTTCATGTACTTCATTTACTGTAATAAAAGCTCTTGGATCTCTTTCCTTTATAAAATCTTTCAACTTTATAAATTCATTTCTACCTAATACTGTATAAAGCACTAATATCTCAGAATTCTTATAGCCGCCAATACCTCTTACTAAACTGCAACCTCTTTCTAAGTCATCTATTATAAAAGCTCTGATTTCATCCTGTTTTGTACTTATTACAGTTACTTCCTTAACTGTGTTTATACCTTCAATAAATCTATCTATTGTCACACCTAAAATAATAACTGATAGCAAAGCATATAAAGCCGCATCTATTCCAAATGCCTTTATAGCTCCTAATGTTATTAAAAAATCTACTATTAAAAGTGCCTTTCCAATAGCTATATGAAAAATTTTATTTAAAATCTTTGCAAGTATATCTGTACCTCCTGTAGATGCATTATAATTAAATACTATTGACATGCCTACAGCAGAAATTAGTGTTCCAAAAATAGTTGCAATGATTAAATCTTTACTTACAGCAACAGGATTAAAAAACTTTTCTATTATCCACATAACAACAGATAATCCAAATGAGGCGTATAGTGTTTTAGCTCCAAAGTTACCACCAATAACAACAAATGCTACACCAAATAAAACTAAATTAACTATAAAAACTATTGTTCCATTAGATATAAACGGAAAGAAATGGTTTACTACTATAGCCAACCCTGTTACACCACCTGCAGCTAATTTATTAGGTGCTAGAAAATATTCTACTGCTATGGCAGTTAAAATCACACCTAAAGTTATCATTAAATAATCTTTAACAACCTTCTTTTTCATAATTCTATGCTCCTTTAATATTTCATCAATAATGTAGAGTTAATTGTATAATTATATTGTTCCAAAAAAGCAACTCAAAATATACCAATATATATTCTATCATTAAAATTTTAAAAGCACAAAATTAAATAACAGTATGAAGTCTAACTTCATACTGTTATTTAATTATTTATCTTAATTCTTTTTTTACTGTATTAATTATATCCTGTGAGGTTAATCCATACTCTTTTAAAAGTTCATCTGGTTTTCCACTCTCACCAAAAACATCTTTTACACCTATTCTTATAACCTTTGTTGGTTGTTCTTCAGTAACAACTTCAGCTACAGCTGAACCTAAACCACCAATAATGCTATGTTCTTCAGCCGTAACTATAAACTTAGTCTCTTTTGCAGCCTTAACAATTATTTCTTTATCTATAGGTTTTAATGTATGAATATTAATTACCCTTACATCTATTCCTTCCGCTCTTAAACTTTCTTCAGCCTTAAGTGCTGCTTCTACCATAATTCCAGTTGCGATTATAGTAGCAGTATTTCCACTTCTAAGTTCAACACCTTTTCCTATTTCAAATTTGTAGTTATTTTCATCATTTATTGTTTCTACAGCCATTCTACCAAGTCTAACATAACATGGTCCATTATATGCAGCTATAGCTCTTATCACTGCTTCTGTTTCTACTGCATCTGATGGATTGATTACCGTCATATTTGGAATACTTCTCATTAATGATAAATCTTCAATAGCTTGATGAGATGCTCCATCCTCTCCTACTGTTAACCCTGCATGAGTGGCACATATTTTCACATTTAAATTTGGATAGCAAATTGAATTTCTAATTTGTTCAAATGCTCTACCTGCTGCAAACATAGCAAATGTACTTACATAAGGTATTTTTCCGCATGTTGATAATCCTGCTGCTACTCCCATCATATTAGCTTCTGCAATTCCCATATTTATAAATCTATCATGGCATACACCTTTAAAGTCTGCTGTTTTTGTAGATTTAGAAAGATCCGCATCAAGTACAACTATTTTTTCATTTTCCATTCCTAATTTAGCTAAAGCTTTTCCATAAGCTTCTCTTGTAGCAATTTTAGTTCCCATTAATTTTCTCCTCCAATCTCACTTATTGCTTTTTCACATTGTTCTTTACTTGGTGCTGTACCATGCCATGAAGCTTCATTTTCCATAAAAGATACACCTTTGCCCTTAATTGTATGGCAAACTATTGCTGTTGGTTTATCTTTTGTACTTCTAGCTACATCTATAGCTTCTATTATTGCCTCAATGTTATGCCCATCTATATTTAAAACATTCCATCCAAAAGCTTCAAACTTCTTATCTATAGGACCTGGATTCATTACATCTTCCACTTTCCCATCTATTTGTAACCCATTAGAGTCAATAAATGCAGTTAAATTATCTAATTTATAATGAGCTGCAGACATTGCTGCCTCCCAAACTTGACCCTCTTCTAATTCTCCATCACCTAATAATGCAAACACTCTATAATCTTTTTTATCAAGCTTACCTGCTATAGCCATTCCTGTTGCTGCAGATATTCCTTGACCTAATGACCCTGTAGACATATCTATTCCTGGTACATCATTCATATTTGGATGCCCTTGTAGCTTTGAACCTATTTTTCTAAGAGTATGTAATTCTTTTATATCAAAAAACCCTTTTCTTGCTAATGCACTATATAATACTGGAGCTGCATGCCCCTTAGAAAGTACAAATCTATCTCTGTCTTCCATCTTTGGATCATTTGGATTAACATTCATTTCTTTAAAATATAATGTAGTTACTATATCCGCAGCAGATAATGAACCACCTGGATGTCCTGAAGCTGATTCTGTTAGCATTGTAATAATATCTTTACGTACTACCACTGCCATATCCTTTAATTCTTTAACATTCATTTCGAATAACCTCCTACCATTAATTTCTTCCATTTTATCATAATCTTCTTTATTTGCATAGTATATTTTCTTACGCCACCAAAATAGCATATACTATTTAAAGAATTGTGCTACACTAATAGTCTTGTTATATACTCTACTATAACCTTAGAAACATTTATTTGCAGCATTACTTGAACTTCTAAAGAATTTACTAAGCATACTCCCTTGAAAAGTTAATATAAAAAATAAGCCTGTAGGATAACATTTTCATACTACAGACTTATTTTTTATATTTATTTAAATACTATTCATAATTATTTTAATAATATTAGACTAATCCTAAACTAATCAGCAAGCTCTTGTCCACTTTCTTCATATCACTGTCAGTCATATGACCAATCTTTTCTTTTAATCTCTTTTTATCTATAGTTCTAATTTGCTCTAATAAAACTACAGAGTCTCGGTTGAGTCCATATTCTTCTGAAGATATCTCCACATGCGTAGGCAACTTAGCCTTATTTATTTGTGATGTAATAGCTGCTACTATAACAGTAGGGCTATATCTATTACCTATATTATTTTGTATTATAATAACAGGTCTAATACCGCCTTGCTCTGAGCCTACCACTGGACTAAGATCTGCATAAAATATGTCTCCTCTTTTTACATTAGATATTATTGCCATGTTTTAAATCACTCTCCGCTAAGCCAATTGACATAGTCATTAAACGCTAGATTGTCACTGCCAAATTCAGCATACTCTAGATTTAAGGCTGCCATCTCCTGATATCCTTTCTCCATTTGACCATAAATACTATCACTTTTTCCAACCATACTATATAATATAGTTTCTTCTTCTAAGAGTTTCTCAAAATTTTTATTTTCCAAAAAAATTTGGTTAATAGTTTCTATACTCATTGAACTTGACATAACTACTTACTCCTTTCTAATGTAAAAAGAATCTATGTATATATACATTATATAGCAAATTATGTCGCATTGTCAAAGTTCTATCATAAGTTTTTTGAACTTTTATGTTGAATTTTAGTGTTATTATGTAAGCAAAGAAAAACTTACTTAATTTTCTCCTTCATCACCCCCTCAAATAATAAATATTCTTAATTTTAATACATATTGCTAGTCCAAAATATAAGTTTGTTCTAACAATATGTAAAAATTAATTTTATTTTTAAATATACTTTTGTACTTTGAAGTTACTATATGTAACTACTACTCTCTCCTTATTTGCATCATCATATATAATTAATTTAGTTAGTGTTTTTGAATCTGAATTTATAAACATCTTGCATTTATTTAACTCTTTATTATTATCAAACAAGTTATACTCAACTTGCATAAATCCCATATTATTTCCTTCTGTATAACTCTTCTTCATGTTTTCTCCATTAAGCAAAATATTCTCCCTTATATTTTCTACAAATGCAAGTTTGTACATTTTGTCAAAACTATTCTTCACAGTAAACTTCTCATTTGTTAGCTTATTGCTAATTATTATTTCGTTATTTTTATATACTTGGCTTCTACCATCTTCAAAATTAAGTACAATTTCTTTTCCTGAATTTGTAGACGTTAGGTTTGCCTTCTGTTTAACTTCTCCACGTGAATTAATAATTAAGTATTCCACATCACAAGAATAGCACTTTATGCTTTTGAACTTATCAAGAATATTTTCTGGAGTCTGCTTAAATATTTTTTGATAAATAGCTAATGCTCCAAATATTGATACTACTATTAATAGTATTATTAACGGTATCCTATATTTTTTCATATTTCCTCCCTAATAATTTTTTCCTATTAATAGTAATATTAATTTTTTTCTGCAAATATTCTTAAATTATTTAATCTTTAATCGTATTCATTTATAACAAAATTTATCTGTACTTAATGATAATATTCCCACATCATATTTGTAAATAGACATATATAACACTATCCTACAAATCCTAGTTATCTTTTCGTTCCATGACTGCATATGAAATTGCCATAGATCTATTATGAGATATAGTAATGTGTATATCTGTTACACCCAATTTATCTGCTAACTCTTTACAGTTACCATATAACTTCACAACTGGTTTTCCAAGATCATCCCTTAATATTTCTATATCTTTTAGAGAAAAACCTCTAATACCTGTCCCTAATGCTTTACTAATAGATTCCTTTGCAGAAAAGTTTCCCGCAATTACTTC comes from Clostridium sp. TW13 and encodes:
- a CDS encoding type II toxin-antitoxin system PemK/MazF family toxin, which codes for MAIISNVKRGDIFYADLSPVVGSEQGGIRPVIIIQNNIGNRYSPTVIVAAITSQINKAKLPTHVEISSEEYGLNRDSVVLLEQIRTIDKKRLKEKIGHMTDSDMKKVDKSLLISLGLV
- a CDS encoding transketolase yields the protein MNVKELKDMAVVVRKDIITMLTESASGHPGGSLSAADIVTTLYFKEMNVNPNDPKMEDRDRFVLSKGHAAPVLYSALARKGFFDIKELHTLRKIGSKLQGHPNMNDVPGIDMSTGSLGQGISAATGMAIAGKLDKKDYRVFALLGDGELEEGQVWEAAMSAAHYKLDNLTAFIDSNGLQIDGKVEDVMNPGPIDKKFEAFGWNVLNIDGHNIEAIIEAIDVARSTKDKPTAIVCHTIKGKGVSFMENEASWHGTAPSKEQCEKAISEIGGEN
- the ftsE gene encoding cell division ATP-binding protein FtsE, with the translated sequence MIEFKNVSKVYNNNVKALNDINVTIERGEFVFLVGPSGAGKSTFIKMLLKEIEPSTGSLVVNSTTLSEVKRREVPYYRRKIGMIFQDFRLIPTLNVYENVAFAMRVVEASPKEIRKRVPMVLSLVGLSHKYKMFPSELSGGEQQRVSIARALVNNPQVLIADEPTGNLDPETAHEIMALIDDINKAGTTVLMATHAKEIVNNMKKRVIAIEKGEIVRDEKRGRYEDENEYI
- a CDS encoding germination lipoprotein GerS-related protein, with translation MKKYRIPLIILLIVVSIFGALAIYQKIFKQTPENILDKFKSIKCYSCDVEYLIINSRGEVKQKANLTSTNSGKEIVLNFEDGRSQVYKNNEIIISNKLTNEKFTVKNSFDKMYKLAFVENIRENILLNGENMKKSYTEGNNMGFMQVEYNLFDNNKELNKCKMFINSDSKTLTKLIIYDDANKERVVVTYSNFKVQKYI
- a CDS encoding YitT family protein, whose amino-acid sequence is MKKKVVKDYLMITLGVILTAIAVEYFLAPNKLAAGGVTGLAIVVNHFFPFISNGTIVFIVNLVLFGVAFVVIGGNFGAKTLYASFGLSVVMWIIEKFFNPVAVSKDLIIATIFGTLISAVGMSIVFNYNASTGGTDILAKILNKIFHIAIGKALLIVDFLITLGAIKAFGIDAALYALLSVIILGVTIDRFIEGINTVKEVTVISTKQDEIRAFIIDDLERGCSLVRGIGGYKNSEILVLYTVLGRNEFIKLKDFIKERDPRAFITVNEVHEVLGEGFKELDDTI
- the acpS gene encoding holo-ACP synthase, which gives rise to MIVGIGTDIIEIERVESAIKSNEKFLKKIFTIEEQKMFTEKYMRNEVIAGNFSAKESISKALGTGIRGFSLKDIEILRDDLGKPVVKLYGNCKELADKLGVTDIHITISHNRSMAISYAVMERKDN
- a CDS encoding transketolase family protein — translated: MGTKIATREAYGKALAKLGMENEKIVVLDADLSKSTKTADFKGVCHDRFINMGIAEANMMGVAAGLSTCGKIPYVSTFAMFAAGRAFEQIRNSICYPNLNVKICATHAGLTVGEDGASHQAIEDLSLMRSIPNMTVINPSDAVETEAVIRAIAAYNGPCYVRLGRMAVETINDENNYKFEIGKGVELRSGNTATIIATGIMVEAALKAEESLRAEGIDVRVINIHTLKPIDKEIIVKAAKETKFIVTAEEHSIIGGLGSAVAEVVTEEQPTKVIRIGVKDVFGESGKPDELLKEYGLTSQDIINTVKKELR